One Tolypothrix bouteillei VB521301 DNA window includes the following coding sequences:
- a CDS encoding DUF3616 domain-containing protein, whose amino-acid sequence MQNTPSLIHQVLLAFSNNNFTKHRDDLSAVLFTKEKYLWLGSDETSTLERLSLKENNQFGEHKQFRVANFINLPAPEEEEIDIEGLALNEHYLWLVGSHSYKRKKPKLDKSEEKNIKRLAKVESEPNRYFIGRIPYIDGELFTSHPHPTEPQKILSAAKLEVTKNGNLLMEALVNDSHLGFFVQAAIPGKDNGFDVEGITVYQNKIFLGLRGPVLRGWAIVLEIELEDSSPGLMKLKKIGEEGQRYKKYFLSLNGLGIRDIFFNGQEFIILAGPTMDLDGPVQVYSWKNDGNLQDNILHYPKLVLDIPYGNRDDHAEGITPYQDITGVPSLLVVYDSPSKKRLVGETGVMADVFKLEATS is encoded by the coding sequence ATGCAAAATACACCTTCTTTGATACATCAGGTCCTGCTCGCATTCAGTAACAATAACTTTACAAAACATAGAGACGATCTTTCTGCGGTTCTATTTACGAAAGAAAAATATCTATGGCTGGGTTCAGATGAAACCTCAACTCTTGAGCGTCTCTCTTTAAAAGAAAATAATCAATTTGGAGAACACAAACAATTTCGGGTGGCAAATTTTATAAATTTACCAGCGCCAGAAGAAGAAGAGATCGATATAGAAGGGCTTGCTCTTAACGAACATTATTTATGGCTTGTTGGTTCTCATAGCTATAAACGCAAAAAACCCAAGCTTGATAAATCAGAGGAAAAAAATATTAAAAGACTGGCCAAAGTTGAATCAGAACCTAATAGATATTTCATAGGACGTATTCCCTATATAGATGGAGAATTATTTACATCCCATCCTCACCCTACAGAACCCCAGAAAATATTGTCTGCAGCCAAATTGGAAGTCACTAAAAACGGTAACTTGCTAATGGAAGCACTAGTCAACGATTCCCATTTAGGCTTTTTTGTGCAAGCAGCAATTCCTGGAAAAGACAATGGTTTTGATGTTGAGGGAATCACTGTTTATCAAAATAAAATTTTTTTGGGTTTGCGCGGTCCCGTATTGCGGGGCTGGGCGATCGTTCTAGAAATAGAATTAGAAGACTCTAGCCCCGGACTGATGAAATTAAAAAAAATCGGAGAAGAAGGACAGAGGTATAAAAAGTACTTCCTTTCTTTAAATGGTTTGGGAATAAGAGATATCTTTTTTAACGGTCAAGAGTTTATTATCTTAGCAGGACCTACTATGGATTTAGATGGTCCCGTACAAGTGTATAGTTGGAAAAATGATGGAAATTTGCAAGACAATATCTTGCATTATCCAAAACTTGTACTTGATATTCCATATGGCAATAGAGACGACCACGCAGAAGGAATAACTCCATATCAAGATATCACTGGGGTTCCTTCATTACTGGTAGTTTATGACTCTCCCAGTAAAAAGCGGCTGGTGGGCGAGACAGGCGTGATGGCAGATGTATTTAAGTTAGAGGCTACAAGTTAG
- a CDS encoding type II toxin-antitoxin system VapC family toxin codes for MSLFLIDTDIASFILKGSNYADPYLPLLSGQELALSFMSVAELFQWAILRQWGERRLTQLEQYLSNYLIIPVDRPLCREWAQVCAYRQNAGRPISPQDAWIAATALRYDLPLVTHNIKDFLEIPNLQMIAP; via the coding sequence ATGAGTCTTTTTCTGATTGATACTGACATTGCTTCCTTCATCCTTAAAGGTAGTAATTATGCCGACCCTTACCTACCACTTTTGAGTGGTCAGGAATTGGCATTGTCATTCATGAGCGTCGCTGAACTGTTTCAGTGGGCAATCTTGCGTCAGTGGGGAGAGCGTCGTCTCACCCAGTTAGAACAATACCTATCGAATTACCTTATTATTCCAGTGGATCGACCGCTTTGTCGAGAATGGGCACAGGTTTGTGCCTATCGACAAAACGCGGGAAGACCGATTTCACCCCAAGACGCCTGGATTGCTGCAACGGCTCTACGTTACGACTTACCGCTAGTCACTCACAACATCAAAGACTTCCTAGAAATTCCCAATTTACAAATGATTGCACCTTAA
- a CDS encoding DUF6737 family protein has translation MSEQNSINPWKYKPWWCQPWSILLTGVTLIGGSWVLFKTIWFTIFVSIPILVWMGFFLLIWPQLIIRSGILESQQE, from the coding sequence ATGTCTGAGCAAAACTCTATCAATCCTTGGAAATACAAACCTTGGTGGTGTCAACCATGGTCCATTCTTCTAACAGGTGTGACTTTGATTGGTGGCAGTTGGGTATTATTTAAAACTATTTGGTTTACTATTTTCGTCAGTATACCCATCTTAGTATGGATGGGATTTTTCTTACTGATTTGGCCTCAATTAATAATTCGTAGCGGGATTTTGGAGTCACAGCAGGAATAA
- a CDS encoding nuclear transport factor 2 family protein, which yields MRNNLIPFLHQRKPSRLLAISLLAFGLLTSLKCAQASTVPNAPAEVQNLLTQVDTAASRGDLKGVIQFYSPNFTHSDGLTRPSMEKALTSLWHRYSKLKYTTQLQSWKAEGNAIVAETVTNITGMPSATSNNMALNATIRSRQRIAGGKIVRQDILSERTLLTSGAKPPQIELKLPQQVKVGQQYNLDAIVQEPLGDDYLLGAALEEPIKPEKYLTPTQVDLELLSSGGIFKIGRAPMVPGSQWISAVVMRGGGTTMITQRLQVVNR from the coding sequence ATGCGTAATAACCTAATTCCCTTTCTGCACCAACGCAAACCGAGCCGCTTGCTAGCCATTTCCCTACTGGCATTTGGTTTGCTAACAAGTTTGAAATGCGCTCAAGCCAGTACGGTTCCAAATGCACCAGCCGAAGTCCAAAACTTACTGACACAAGTTGATACTGCAGCTAGCCGGGGCGATCTCAAAGGAGTTATTCAGTTCTACAGCCCTAATTTCACTCACAGTGATGGCTTAACCCGTCCAAGCATGGAAAAAGCTCTCACGAGCCTTTGGCATCGGTACTCAAAATTGAAATATACCACTCAGTTGCAATCGTGGAAAGCAGAGGGTAATGCGATTGTCGCTGAAACAGTCACCAATATTACTGGAATGCCGTCTGCTACCAGTAACAACATGGCTCTCAACGCCACCATTAGATCGCGCCAGCGCATTGCAGGTGGAAAAATTGTGCGTCAGGACATCTTATCCGAGCGCACTTTGCTAACCTCAGGTGCCAAACCACCTCAAATTGAGTTGAAACTCCCCCAACAAGTCAAAGTTGGTCAGCAGTATAACCTAGATGCCATTGTTCAAGAACCCCTTGGTGATGACTATCTTTTAGGCGCAGCACTAGAAGAACCAATTAAGCCAGAAAAGTACCTAACTCCCACACAAGTGGATTTAGAATTACTGTCCTCTGGGGGAATTTTTAAAATTGGACGCGCACCAATGGTTCCCGGTAGCCAATGGATTTCTGCTGTTGTTATGCGGGGAGGTGGAACGACAATGATCACTCAACGGCTTCAAGTTGTAAATAGATAA
- a CDS encoding NIL domain-containing protein: protein MKKRVTLSFPRRVVQMPVTYRLARDFNVAANIIRAQVAPNQIGKLVVELSGDIDELDAAIEWMRSQNINVSQALGEIIIDEDLCVHCGLCTGVCPTEALNLDTHSYKLTFTRSRCIVCEQCIPTCPVQAISTNL from the coding sequence GTGAAAAAACGAGTTACCCTGTCTTTTCCCAGACGTGTCGTTCAAATGCCAGTTACTTACCGATTGGCGCGAGACTTTAATGTCGCAGCAAATATCATCCGCGCTCAAGTCGCTCCCAACCAAATTGGTAAATTGGTAGTGGAACTGTCTGGCGATATTGATGAATTGGATGCAGCAATAGAGTGGATGCGATCGCAAAATATCAATGTTTCTCAGGCATTAGGAGAAATCATAATTGATGAAGACTTGTGCGTTCATTGCGGTTTGTGTACGGGCGTCTGTCCCACAGAAGCCCTGAACCTAGACACACATAGTTACAAGCTGACATTTACGCGATCGCGCTGTATTGTTTGCGAACAGTGTATTCCCACTTGTCCGGTACAAGCAATATCAACTAACTTGTAG
- a CDS encoding serine/threonine-protein kinase, with protein MLGKLLDGRYRIVRVLSAGGFGETYIAEDTRRVGNPMCVVKRLKPASNDSNYLETARRLFYSEAETLEKLGDHNQIPRSLAYFEEDEEFYLVQDFIDGLPLSAELQTNQRWTESQVIEFLKDVLSILEFVHSYGVIHRDIKPDNLIRRHRDGKLVLIDFGAVKQVQTQLATSQTQMPPTVAIGTPGYMPAEQAQGRPRPNSDIYALGIIGIQALTGLYPTQLQVDPNTEEIVWKHQAQVSERLTEVLSRMVCYDCRKDRYQSATEVLQVLQYLANPFPPTQPVVSYEYQSKRETNRPNYTPAPPRNLSQRRLTSTPQIQVSSERLQQVAKIGLIPFIVLPIVFLLWGLFVR; from the coding sequence ATGTTAGGAAAGTTACTAGATGGGCGTTATAGAATTGTCCGCGTTCTTAGCGCTGGGGGATTTGGTGAAACCTATATTGCTGAAGATACAAGAAGAGTGGGCAACCCTATGTGTGTTGTCAAACGCCTGAAACCCGCTAGTAACGATTCCAACTACTTGGAAACTGCCAGACGGTTATTCTACAGTGAAGCGGAAACCCTGGAAAAGCTAGGTGACCATAACCAAATTCCCAGATCGTTGGCTTACTTTGAAGAAGACGAAGAATTCTACTTGGTACAAGATTTTATTGACGGGCTACCACTGAGCGCCGAATTGCAAACCAATCAACGTTGGACCGAATCTCAAGTTATCGAATTCTTAAAAGATGTTTTGAGTATCTTAGAATTCGTTCACAGCTATGGAGTTATCCACCGCGATATTAAACCTGATAACTTAATCAGACGGCATAGAGATGGCAAATTAGTATTAATTGACTTTGGTGCTGTTAAGCAAGTGCAAACGCAACTAGCAACAAGTCAAACTCAAATGCCTCCCACCGTTGCTATTGGTACTCCCGGCTATATGCCAGCTGAGCAAGCACAAGGTAGACCACGCCCAAATAGTGACATATATGCTTTAGGTATTATTGGCATTCAAGCCCTAACAGGGTTGTATCCAACTCAACTACAGGTAGATCCCAACACAGAAGAAATTGTTTGGAAACACCAAGCTCAGGTTAGCGAAAGATTGACAGAAGTTCTCAGTAGAATGGTATGCTACGACTGTAGAAAAGACCGCTACCAATCAGCGACGGAAGTTCTACAAGTCCTGCAATATCTAGCAAATCCTTTCCCACCAACACAACCTGTAGTTAGCTACGAATATCAGTCAAAGAGGGAGACAAACCGTCCCAACTATACCCCAGCGCCACCAAGAAATCTTTCTCAGAGAAGACTTACTTCCACGCCACAGATTCAAGTTTCATCTGAGAGACTGCAACAGGTGGCAAAAATTGGACTTATTCCTTTCATTGTGCTGCCAATTGTATTTCTTTTGTGGGGTCTGTTTGTAAGATAG
- a CDS encoding alpha/beta fold hydrolase, whose product MFPNFLPTTVTQLTEPASIALAQSIQQTAIATPLTTQPITTTYVQQGSGGVPLLLIHGFDGSVFEFRRLIPPLAGQNETWAVDLLGFGFTDRPAGIKFSPSAIKTHLYYFWKTLINKPVILVGASMGGAAAIDFTLSYPEVVHKLVLIDSTGLVGGPPISKFMFPPLDYLATEFLRNPKVRQSITRTAYKNKQLATLDSQLCASLHLECSDWNKALIAFTKSGGYSAFRFTTLSQIVQPTLILWGDSDKIVGTRDAKRFKLAIPNSKLIWIKDCGHVPHVEQPHMTAQNILEFR is encoded by the coding sequence ATGTTTCCAAATTTTCTACCTACAACCGTTACCCAACTGACAGAACCCGCGTCAATTGCTCTCGCTCAAAGCATCCAGCAAACTGCGATCGCAACTCCTTTGACCACACAACCAATAACCACTACCTACGTACAGCAAGGGAGTGGGGGTGTACCTTTGCTATTGATTCACGGTTTCGATGGTTCCGTGTTTGAATTTCGCCGTCTCATACCTCCACTTGCAGGGCAAAATGAGACATGGGCGGTGGACTTGTTAGGATTTGGGTTTACGGACAGACCTGCAGGAATAAAGTTTAGTCCCAGTGCCATTAAAACCCATCTCTATTATTTCTGGAAAACCCTAATTAACAAACCTGTCATTTTAGTAGGTGCTTCCATGGGAGGCGCAGCTGCTATTGATTTTACCCTCAGCTACCCAGAAGTCGTTCACAAGCTCGTGCTAATTGACAGTACGGGTTTGGTAGGTGGTCCGCCGATAAGCAAATTCATGTTTCCACCATTAGATTATTTAGCAACAGAGTTTTTACGAAATCCAAAAGTCAGACAAAGTATAACGCGCACTGCTTATAAAAACAAACAGTTAGCAACACTAGATTCCCAACTCTGTGCATCACTTCACCTTGAATGCTCTGATTGGAACAAAGCTTTGATTGCTTTTACTAAAAGTGGTGGATATAGTGCATTTAGATTTACAACTCTATCACAAATCGTTCAACCAACGCTCATCTTGTGGGGAGATTCCGACAAAATTGTAGGTACTAGAGATGCAAAAAGATTTAAGCTAGCAATTCCCAATAGCAAACTGATCTGGATTAAAGATTGCGGTCATGTTCCTCATGTAGAACAACCGCACATGACCGCTCAAAATATTTTAGAATTTCGCTAG
- a CDS encoding cytochrome P450 — MQGIYNLPDGPKTPLFVRLMQFIFQPLEYVEGLTKNYGDSITVFGEKGTPIVYFTQPQALQQIFTADASCLDAGRTNSSLTFLFGTNSLLLLDGERHQRQRQLLTPPLHGDRMRAYGETIRTITYQVMESWKIGKPLVIRESMQEISLRVILRVVFGLDEGQRLEELRQRLTSLLDFINSPLMSGATFFDFFMKDLGAWSPWGRVLRQIQKIDTLIYALIQERRTESNQTRQDVLSLMMSARDENGEAMSDVELRDELMTLLVAGHETTASALTWAFYWVDRLPEVRNNLLAELETLGENPDPTTVTKLPYLTAVCQETLRIHPIVMSATPRIVRSPIKIMGYDLPEGAVIVPSVYLAHHREEVYPQPKQFRPERFLEKQFSPYEYLPFGGGNRRCIGLAFALYEMKLVLATILSQFQVSRINKRSLRPVRRGLTMAAPAGMRMVVTPSSIRQLTA; from the coding sequence ATGCAAGGAATATACAATTTGCCAGATGGACCGAAAACGCCTCTGTTTGTGAGGTTAATGCAATTTATCTTTCAGCCACTGGAATATGTAGAAGGACTAACCAAAAACTATGGTGATAGCATCACAGTTTTTGGGGAAAAAGGAACTCCTATCGTATATTTCACTCAGCCTCAAGCGCTGCAGCAGATTTTTACAGCAGATGCTAGCTGTTTGGATGCGGGTAGAACAAACAGCAGTTTAACTTTTTTGTTTGGAACCAACTCCTTGCTCTTACTTGATGGAGAACGACATCAGCGCCAACGCCAACTTTTAACTCCTCCCCTGCATGGCGATCGCATGCGAGCATACGGAGAGACTATCCGCACAATTACTTACCAAGTCATGGAATCTTGGAAGATTGGCAAGCCTTTGGTTATTCGGGAGTCGATGCAAGAAATCTCCCTACGCGTCATTTTACGAGTTGTGTTTGGTTTGGATGAAGGACAGCGTTTGGAAGAACTCAGGCAAAGGCTCACGTCTCTGCTAGACTTTATCAATTCTCCCTTGATGTCTGGTGCTACCTTTTTTGACTTCTTTATGAAGGACTTAGGAGCTTGGAGTCCCTGGGGTCGGGTTTTGCGCCAAATACAAAAAATTGACACACTCATTTATGCTCTCATTCAAGAACGAAGAACGGAATCAAACCAAACTCGCCAAGATGTCCTCAGTTTAATGATGTCTGCTCGTGATGAAAATGGTGAAGCCATGTCTGATGTTGAGTTGCGCGATGAGTTAATGACACTGCTCGTCGCCGGACATGAAACCACCGCTTCGGCTTTAACATGGGCATTTTATTGGGTCGATCGCTTACCAGAAGTCCGTAACAATTTACTGGCAGAACTCGAAACTCTGGGTGAAAATCCAGATCCAACGACTGTTACTAAATTGCCCTACTTAACAGCAGTTTGCCAAGAAACTCTCCGCATTCATCCTATTGTGATGAGTGCTACTCCTCGTATTGTGCGCTCCCCAATAAAAATTATGGGTTATGACTTGCCAGAGGGAGCAGTCATTGTTCCTAGTGTGTACTTAGCGCACCATCGGGAAGAAGTTTACCCGCAACCAAAGCAATTTAGACCGGAACGCTTTTTAGAGAAGCAATTTTCTCCATACGAGTATTTGCCTTTTGGGGGTGGCAATCGTCGCTGTATTGGTCTGGCATTTGCTTTGTATGAAATGAAACTTGTATTGGCAACAATACTTTCACAATTTCAAGTTTCTCGAATTAACAAGCGTTCCTTGCGTCCTGTACGTCGTGGTCTGACTATGGCAGCACCAGCAGGAATGCGAATGGTGGTAACACCTAGCTCTATAAGACAACTAACAGCTTGA
- a CDS encoding SDR family oxidoreductase, whose product MFSLENQIVLITGASSGIGAACAKLFAAAGAKLILAARRFDRLQQLVEELNKNFSTEIYSLQLDVREIAAVESAISQLPPPWSDIDILINNAGLSRGLDKFHEASIQDWEEMIDTNIKGLLYLTRFVVPGMVSRDRGHVVNIGSIAGHQTYPNGNVYCGTKAAVKAITEGLKQDLLGTSIRVTSVDPGMVETEFSEVRFHGDAERAKKVYQGVTPLTPDDVADVILFCVTRPAHVNINEVILMPVDQASVTLVNRKQ is encoded by the coding sequence ATGTTTTCTCTGGAAAATCAGATCGTTTTAATTACTGGTGCAAGCAGTGGTATAGGCGCGGCTTGCGCCAAATTATTTGCAGCCGCAGGCGCAAAACTAATTTTAGCGGCAAGAAGGTTCGATCGCTTGCAGCAGTTAGTAGAAGAACTCAACAAAAACTTTTCTACTGAAATCTATTCATTACAATTAGATGTACGAGAGATAGCCGCAGTAGAGTCTGCTATTTCTCAATTACCTCCCCCTTGGTCTGATATCGATATATTAATAAATAATGCAGGTCTGAGTCGTGGGTTGGATAAATTCCATGAAGCCAGTATTCAGGATTGGGAGGAAATGATTGATACTAATATTAAAGGTTTGCTCTATTTAACTCGTTTTGTTGTTCCCGGAATGGTAAGTCGCGATCGCGGTCACGTGGTGAACATTGGTTCGATCGCCGGACATCAAACCTATCCCAATGGAAATGTCTACTGTGGGACTAAAGCTGCTGTCAAAGCAATTACTGAAGGTTTAAAACAAGATCTCTTGGGGACATCGATCCGCGTCACCTCCGTCGATCCGGGGATGGTAGAAACAGAATTCAGCGAAGTCAGATTTCACGGCGACGCCGAACGCGCCAAAAAAGTTTACCAAGGAGTGACTCCCCTGACTCCGGATGATGTCGCAGATGTCATACTTTTCTGCGTGACCCGACCAGCCCATGTCAATATTAATGAAGTGATCTTGATGCCAGTTGACCAAGCTAGCGTAACATTGGTCAACAGGAAACAGTGA
- a CDS encoding ureidoglycolate lyase: MTTSKTVQQLQAQWITPENFRRYGQVIFPSQDGKHFDGEDAQLLLDKGIPRFYIMQLQSRGRKFHKITRHVQCTQCLGSLEGKDWLMGVCPPKNSANEPVLEDIAAFRIPGNCFIKLEVGTWHAGPYFEHEVVNFYNLELSDTNVVDHFTHDFLKSHNVEFEMV, from the coding sequence ATGACAACATCAAAGACAGTTCAGCAGTTACAGGCTCAATGGATAACCCCTGAGAACTTTCGCCGCTACGGACAAGTGATTTTTCCCAGCCAAGACGGGAAACACTTTGATGGAGAAGATGCTCAATTGCTATTAGATAAAGGCATCCCACGCTTTTATATCATGCAATTGCAAAGTAGAGGGCGGAAATTTCATAAAATCACCCGCCACGTTCAATGCACTCAATGCTTGGGTTCATTGGAAGGAAAAGATTGGTTGATGGGAGTTTGTCCTCCTAAGAATAGTGCGAACGAACCAGTCTTAGAGGATATTGCAGCTTTTCGTATCCCAGGAAATTGCTTTATAAAGTTAGAAGTAGGAACTTGGCATGCCGGACCTTACTTTGAACATGAAGTTGTAAATTTTTATAATTTAGAATTGAGCGATACCAATGTTGTAGACCATTTCACTCACGATTTTCTCAAGAGTCATAATGTGGAATTCGAGATGGTGTAA
- a CDS encoding CHAD domain-containing protein has protein sequence MTLASKPKLKKTLGNCAHSALQKHLKKTVKWESAVKKDKDPEALHQMRVGMRRLRTSVTSFAPALDLPKAASNKNIGKIARCLGNLRDLDVLKETLENLYQPRLPRKEQEQLQTALDVLGKQRENAVSDVKATLKDERYKSLKEKLQEWLEEPIYQPLGCMAIEQVLPDLLLPEISEFLLHPGWLIGTQLEETEIVISKNLKAAKVEQQLADNGETLHSLRKQAKRLRYQMELFTDIYDEPYTAYMQDIKSIQEILGGMQDSVVLAGWLGHALKSDVQTQLPALAGLLAENRYQLWQQWQPLQERYLKAETRQRFHSMILQVV, from the coding sequence ATGACATTAGCTTCAAAACCGAAACTAAAAAAAACTCTAGGAAATTGTGCTCATTCAGCCCTTCAAAAACATTTGAAGAAAACCGTAAAGTGGGAATCAGCAGTTAAAAAAGATAAAGATCCCGAAGCATTGCATCAAATGAGAGTAGGAATGCGGCGCTTGCGTACTAGTGTAACTAGCTTTGCTCCGGCTTTAGATTTGCCAAAAGCAGCTAGCAATAAAAATATTGGGAAAATAGCACGTTGCTTGGGCAATCTTAGAGATTTGGATGTGCTTAAAGAAACTTTGGAAAATCTGTATCAACCGCGTTTACCTCGGAAAGAACAGGAACAATTGCAAACTGCTTTGGATGTGTTGGGCAAACAACGTGAGAATGCTGTCTCTGACGTAAAAGCAACTTTAAAAGATGAACGTTACAAGTCTCTCAAAGAGAAATTGCAAGAGTGGTTAGAAGAACCAATATATCAACCACTTGGATGTATGGCAATTGAGCAAGTGTTACCAGATTTACTTTTGCCCGAAATTAGTGAATTTTTGTTGCATCCGGGATGGCTGATTGGAACACAGTTAGAGGAAACAGAAATTGTTATTTCCAAAAATTTGAAAGCAGCAAAAGTAGAGCAACAATTGGCAGACAATGGGGAAACTCTTCACAGTTTGCGGAAACAAGCCAAACGCCTGCGCTACCAGATGGAACTATTTACTGACATATATGATGAGCCTTACACGGCGTATATGCAAGACATCAAAAGCATTCAAGAAATTTTGGGGGGAATGCAAGATAGCGTTGTTTTGGCAGGATGGCTCGGTCATGCTTTGAAATCTGATGTTCAAACTCAGTTACCCGCACTTGCAGGTTTGCTAGCAGAGAATCGCTATCAGTTATGGCAGCAATGGCAACCTTTACAAGAGCGATATCTAAAAGCTGAGACAAGGCAAAGATTTCATTCCATGATTTTACAAGTCGTTTGA
- the murG gene encoding undecaprenyldiphospho-muramoylpentapeptide beta-N-acetylglucosaminyltransferase gives MAHTPIRLLIAASGTGGHLFPAIALAEHLSDYQIEWLGVPNRLETQLVPKQYPLNTISVEGFQQGFGLASIKVLGRLIGSVLQVRKILQQGNFQGVFTTGGYIAGPAVIAARSLGLPVILHESNALPGKVTRFFGPWCNAVAVGFEVASQYLSRAKTVCTGTPVRSQFLDEATAASLDLSIPEGAPLIVVFGGSQGAVAINKLVRQSASAWFDAGAWVVHLVGDKDPDAESLKHPQYICLPFYNNMAALLQRASLAITRSGAGSLTEMAVCGTPAILIPFPFAAEDHQTYNAKVFTSVGAAIMFQQSDLTDERLRSKVLELLQNPEELQKMRRAAKAIAVPDSADRLAQLVRDLVEKK, from the coding sequence ATGGCACATACTCCTATACGTTTATTAATAGCTGCTAGTGGCACTGGCGGACACTTGTTTCCCGCAATTGCCCTTGCCGAACACTTGAGCGATTATCAAATAGAATGGCTGGGTGTTCCAAATCGGTTAGAAACACAGCTAGTTCCCAAACAGTATCCCTTGAATACTATTTCAGTAGAAGGATTTCAGCAAGGCTTTGGGCTGGCATCCATTAAAGTATTGGGAAGACTTATCGGTTCGGTTTTGCAAGTTAGGAAAATCTTACAACAGGGAAACTTTCAGGGAGTTTTTACGACGGGCGGTTACATTGCTGGACCTGCTGTCATTGCTGCACGTTCTTTAGGTTTGCCTGTCATTCTTCACGAATCCAACGCCTTACCTGGTAAGGTGACGCGTTTTTTTGGACCTTGGTGTAATGCGGTAGCAGTTGGATTTGAAGTGGCGAGTCAGTACTTGTCTCGCGCCAAAACTGTTTGCACCGGGACTCCCGTGCGATCGCAATTTTTAGACGAAGCCACTGCAGCATCGCTGGATTTATCTATTCCAGAAGGAGCTCCTTTGATCGTTGTTTTTGGTGGAAGTCAGGGTGCTGTTGCTATCAACAAACTAGTACGCCAGTCTGCTAGTGCTTGGTTTGATGCTGGTGCTTGGGTTGTTCACTTAGTCGGTGATAAAGACCCAGATGCAGAAAGCCTGAAGCATCCACAGTATATTTGTTTACCATTTTATAATAATATGGCAGCACTGTTGCAAAGGGCAAGCTTGGCAATCACTCGCTCTGGTGCTGGAAGTTTAACAGAAATGGCAGTTTGCGGTACACCTGCGATTTTGATTCCTTTTCCTTTTGCAGCAGAAGACCATCAAACTTACAATGCAAAGGTTTTTACCTCGGTTGGTGCAGCAATTATGTTTCAACAATCGGATTTAACCGATGAGCGTTTGCGTTCCAAAGTGTTGGAGTTGTTGCAAAATCCAGAAGAGTTGCAAAAGATGAGGAGAGCCGCAAAAGCGATCGCTGTTCCCGACAGTGCGGACAGGTTGGCTCAATTGGTTCGCGATCTTGTGGAAAAGAAGTGA
- a CDS encoding thioredoxin family protein, which translates to MSTESPVNSKEKSEFPLGQRLRNFLVAIVAIALSVALVLGLKTETTSASLTQLDEQSTPLEVALTNNKPSFVEFYANWCTVCQKMAPDIAQLEQEYAGKVNFVMLNVDNTKWLPEMLKYRVDGIPHFVYLSKNGEPLTQAIGDQPRTILSSNLEALVADSPLPYAQASGKISQFSAPVAPTNTQDDPRSHGSQVVK; encoded by the coding sequence ATGAGTACGGAATCACCTGTTAACTCAAAAGAAAAATCTGAATTCCCTCTCGGACAGCGCTTGCGTAACTTCTTAGTTGCAATAGTCGCGATCGCTCTTAGCGTTGCTCTGGTGTTGGGACTGAAGACAGAGACAACCTCCGCTTCTTTAACTCAGTTAGACGAACAGTCCACACCTTTGGAAGTCGCGTTAACCAACAACAAACCCTCATTTGTAGAATTTTACGCGAACTGGTGTACTGTCTGTCAAAAAATGGCACCAGATATTGCACAGCTAGAACAAGAGTATGCTGGCAAAGTTAATTTTGTCATGCTGAACGTAGATAATACCAAGTGGTTGCCAGAAATGTTGAAGTACCGGGTGGATGGTATCCCTCACTTCGTCTACCTGAGTAAAAATGGCGAACCTCTTACACAGGCGATTGGCGATCAACCTCGTACAATATTATCAAGCAATTTAGAAGCTTTAGTTGCCGATTCTCCTCTGCCATATGCTCAAGCAAGTGGCAAAATTTCCCAGTTTTCCGCACCAGTCGCACCAACAAACACTCAAGACGATCCCCGCAGTCACGGAAGTCAAGTTGTTAAATAA